In Fusarium oxysporum Fo47 chromosome VII, complete sequence, the following proteins share a genomic window:
- a CDS encoding uncharacterized protein (expressed protein), with product QLQKLESLGLYYNSPEPAIICIECGFAINPTRAPRHPGDKHHIPKSARRGLKPLIYSLNLPNPETLPLRPNGSPPHPNLTVYKGSACKYCGLRSISEKVLLAHVKTKHSKEIKLAARR from the coding sequence CAGCTCCAAAAGCTCGAGAGTCTCGGCTTGTACTACAATTCGCCAGAGCCAGCAATAATTTGCATCGAATGCGGCTTCGCCATTAACCCTACGCGCGCGCCGCGTCACCCAGGCGACAAGCATCATATACCTAAGTCTGCCCGCCGTGGTTTGAAGCCTCTAATCTATTCTCTCAATCTTCCAAACCCAGAGACACTTCCACTGCGACCAAACGGCTCGCCGCCACACCCAAACCTTACGGTATACAAGGGTTCAGCCTGTAAATATTGTGGTCTTCGCTCTATCAGCGAAAAGGTCTTACTAGCCCATGTGAAGACAAAGCACAGCAAAGAGATCAAGCTCGCAGCTCGGCGATGA
- a CDS encoding sulfate transporter family-domain-containing protein yields MELATYLLSDGQTQQGPAFLQRARISFQESVEPEASDDVSTVEHAHSSQTIVGVSEPPSPEGRDGEAEAPALPSVLSNLLKTSPARSIAQDQPHASDYDDNGDDNQTRTGQRRANHSTHDMSEHNPLLSRVTSGGRRSYMSDLEGQKPQARRPWISDLVEVGHKMEERMSYGVAVAVSPSRWDRKALWHNCVLTPVSCLPVVAVGLLLNILDALSYGMVLFPLGRPIFSHLGSAGISVFYVSTIVSQITFSSGSIFKGSVGSELLTNITQIEVVPFFHNMAAKITEVVGEGNPDAVIATTIVSFSLSAMMTGLVFYLMGRFKVGYVVGFIPRHILLGCIGGVGWFLVATGFEVSAQLNGRLQYDLDTLKQLIDPATVPLWVTPLVFAIVLFYGQSKITSKFFLSMFILAIPLIFYFFVFALDALDVDVLRDHGWIFRGPPSDEPWWYFYTLYNFKLVRWDAVAETIPAMLALTFFGFLHVPINVPALALNRGEDHLDLNKELRLHGYSNFLSGCFGSIQNYLVYANTVFFMRSGGNVRLAGYMLAAATFGVMVVGPSLIAFIPVMMVGTLVYDLGFELLVEALWLPRKRLKLSEYLTVVVIVLVMSVHDFVVGIGVGILLAFVSLVLQTSRVSAIRGNYSGDIVTSTVRRNPSQHHYLHDAGQQIYIVKLTGYLFFGTIVSVEEKVRGLLDDSTFAKHPIKFLILDMWHVTGHDFSAGEAFNTISRLLDNKGVILVLSGLDAENQLGQNLRAAGLGSDGIGVMMLPSLNSALESCENELLKTLYARQEELKSLKRMSPQHLDVPPAKTSSLSSFDSPFNSPRRNHLAEAAHDALTSVEVQRPSEWQSFKEPLRLMLQIFQGLSDQNEVFWFPATLYFTRREYPTGTNIFRCGEQANGFYLVERGIIRAEYHLPQGRLCESILAGTTCGELPFFSETELTATAVVERDCVVWRMDQDQ; encoded by the exons ATGGAGCTTGCGACGTATCTGCTGTCAGACGGACAGACCCAACAGGGCCCGGCGTTCCTCCAACGAGCCAGGATTTCTTTCCAAGAATCTGTGGAACCCGAAGCCAGTGACGATGTATCCACGGTCGAGCATGCGCACTCTTCTCAAACCATCGTCGGAGTTTCCGAGCCACCGTCGCCAGAGGGCCGAGATGGTGAGGCCGAAGCGCCCGCCTTGCCGTCGGTGCTGTCAAACCTGCTCAAGACGTCACCTGCCCGGTCGATTGCACAAGACCAACCACATGCCTCCGACTACGATGACAATGGCGATGATAATCAAACTCGGACCGGGCAACGTCGGGCCAACCATTCTACACACGATATGTCAGAGCACAATCCTCTACTTTCACGGGTTACTTCGGGCGGTAGGAGATCTTACATGTCGGATCTCGAGGGACAAAAACCCCAAGCGAGACGCCCATGGATCAGTGATTTGGTGGAGGTTGGGCATAAGATGGAAGAACGGATGAGCTATGGTGTTGCAGTTGCTGTCAGTCCAAGCCGATGGGATCGAAAAGCACTTTGGCATAACTGTGTGCTTACACCAGTCTCGTGCTTGCCGGTCGTCGCAGTCGGTCTTCTGCTTAATATCTTGGATGCTTTATCATACG GCATGGTTCTCTTCCCTTTGGGAAGGCCGATTTTCTCTCATCTGGGGTCCGCTGGAATCTCTGTTTTCTACGTCAGTACTATTGTATCGCAAATCACATTCTCATCCGGAAGCATATTCAAAGGTTCAGTTGGTTCTGAGCTG TTGACCAACATCACCCAGATCGAGGTGGTTCCCTTCTTCCACAACATGGCCGCGAAGATCACTGAAGTGGTTGGGGAGGGCAACCCGGATGCCGTGATAGCCACCACTATTGTGTCATTTTCTCTCAGCGCCATGATGACCGGCCTGGTGTTTTATCTCATGGGACGGTTTAAGGTTGGCTATGTGGTGGGATTTATTCCCAGACATATCTTACTTGGCTGCATTGGCGGCGTCGGGTGGTTCCTTGTCGCAACCGGATTTGAGGTCTCAGCTCAACTCAATGGCAGACTTCAGTACGACCTCGACACGTTGAAGCAACTAATAGACCCTGCAACTGTGCCCCTCTGGGTAACACCCCTTGTGTTTGCCATTGTTCTGTTTTATGGCCAGTCCAAAATCACGTCCAAGTTTTTCCTGTCCATGTTTATTCTAGCGATTCCCCTAATCTTCTATTTCTTTGTGTTTGCACTCGATGCCTTGGACGTGGATGTTCTACGCGACCATGGCTGGATCTTCCGAGGCCCTCCTTCTGATGAGCCATGGTGGTATTTCTATACACTTTATA ACTTCAAGCTTGTCCGCTGGGACGCTGTTGCAGAAACCATTCCCGCCATGCTcgccttgaccttcttcgGCTTTCTGCACGTTCCGATCAACGTCCCTGCCTTGGCTCTCAACCGTGGCGAGGATCATCTTGATCTGAACAAGGAGCTAAGGCTTCATGGCTACTCCAACTTCCTCTCCGGTTGCTTTGGCAGCATTCAGAATTACTTGGTCTATGCGAACACCGTCTTTTTCATGCGGTCGGGCGGGAACGTTCGCCTTGCTGGCTACATGCTGGCAGCAGCAACCTTCGGAGTTATGGTAGTCGGCCCATCTCTCATTGCTTTCATCCCTGTTATGATGGTGGGCACTTTGGTCTATGACCTCGGCTTTGAGCTTCTGGTTGAAGCTCTTTGGCTCCCCCGTAAGAGGCTCAAACTGTCCGAGTACCTTACCGTAGTCGTGATTGTACTCGTCATGAGTGTTCACGACTTCGTGGTAGGAATTGGCGTCGGCATCCTGTTGGCCTTTGTGTCGCTCGTTCTGCAGACATCACGAGTGTCTGCTATCCGCGGAAACTACTCGGGCGATATTGTCACATCTACCGTGAGACGCAACCCATCACAGCATCATTATCTACATGATGCGGGACAGCAAATCTATATCGTCAAGCTTACGGGctatctcttctttggcactATTGTCAGTGTAGAAGAAAAGGTTCGGGGTCTTCTGGATGATAGCACCTTCGCCAAGCATCCCATCAAGTTCttgattttggacatgtGGCATGTTACCGGGCACGATTTCTCTGCGGGGGAGGCTTTCAACACCATTAGTCGGCTGCTCGATAATAAAGGCGTGATTCTTGTCTTGAGTGGCTTGGATGCTGAGAACCAGCTTGGACAGAATTTGAGGGCGGCCGGATTGGGAAGCGATGGCATCGGAGTCATGATGTTGCCTAGCCTGAACTCCGCGTTGGAAAGCTGCGAAAACGAGCTCCTTAAGACTCTCTATGCTAGACAGGAAGAGCTGAAATCTCTGAAGCGCATGTCCCCTCAACACTTGGATGTGCCTCCAGCTAAGACTTCCAGTCTATCCTCCTTTGATTCCCCATTCAACTCACCTCGCCGCAACCATCTCGCCGAGGCCGCCCACGATGCTTTGACCAGTGTTGAGGTTCAGCGTCCATCCGAGTGGCAGAGTTTCAAGGAGCCTCTCCGCCTCATGCTCCAGATCTTCCAGGGCTTAAGCGACCAGAACGAGGTTTTCTGGTTCCCAGCAACTTTATACTTTACACGTCGAGAGTACCCCACCGGCACCAATATCTTCCGATGTGGAGAACAAGCCAACGGATTCTATCTCGTCGAGCGAGGCATCATCCGCGCGGAATACCACCTGCCACAAGGCAGGTTGTGCGAGAGCATCTTGGCAGGAACGACATGTGGCGAGCTGCCTTTCTTTTCGGAGACAGAACTGACAGCGACGGCTGTTGTGGAAAGAGATTGTGTGGTCTGGCGGATGGATCAAGACCAGTGA
- a CDS encoding flavonoid 3',5'-hydroxylase, whose amino-acid sequence MAPTVSISLPSFSTIALAVAGYVLFSILYQIVYYRFFHPLAYFPGPFWGSVTRLWITYHNIKGRENDVCEALHKKYGPVMRVTPTMLLISDATKLPLIYHRAADKSQHYITGSTGSTEAIFNMQSHKMHARYRRIASAPYSFTNIKKMEPLVDAQLSYWLSRLDDLFASPNTAAAMQMGEKSFDFCPWAVYIAYDVMSEVGFGAPFGFVSRGGDVGGLIKGLRDGLLPFGIMARMYPLTNLIKKTRIGDKFFVAKPQHENGFGALMRFRDDLIEKHLRDLEVGKTVRFDLLQTFIEARDENGQPLPLEYIKAEILIVLLAGADSTGTAFQALVKYVLTSPPIYTKVMAELDAATHAKKLSSPIPRQEEVLAHCPYYVACVREAMRLVPSASSIFPRLVSKGGIELDGKYVPEGLEVTANTYLVNRDTNIYGDDAGEFRPERWLESEEKAREYTKYSMTFGYGSRVCLGQHLAKMEMYKAPLQFFRNFKVTLCDTERPARYQVKGGVAFFEDMWINIQRRDPEE is encoded by the coding sequence ATGGCCCCAACAGTATCCATATCTTTGCCTAGCTTCAGTACCATTGCCTTGGCTGTGGCGGGCTACGTCTTGTTCAGCATACTCTATCAGATCGTCTATTACCGCTTCTTCCATCCTCTCGCATATTTCCCCGGCCCTTTTTGGGGAAGCGTGACGCGTCTTTGGATTACCTATCACAACAtcaaaggaagagaaaacGATGTGTGCGAAGCGCTGCACAAGAAATATGGCCCAGTCATGCGCGTCACGCCTACGATGCTCCTCATTAGTGATGCGACTAAATTGCCACTCATATATCATCGCGCCGCCGACAAGTCGCAGCACTACATCACAGGATCCACAGGCTCGACTGAGGCTATATTCAATATGCAGAGCCATAAGATGCATGCGCGATATCGCAGGATTGCCTCGGCGCCCTACAGCTTCACCAATATAAAAAAGATGGAACCTCTGGTGGATGCCCAGCTCAGCTATTGGCTTTCCCGGCTGGATGACCTCTTCGCTTCCCCAAACACGGCAGCGGCAATGCAAATGGGGGAGAAGTCTTTCGATTTCTGCCCTTGGGCGGTCTACATCGCCTACGACGTCATGTCAGAGGTCGGTTTTGGCGCCCCCTTTGGCTTCGTCTCTCGAGGCGGCGACGTCGGGGGTCTGATCAAGGGCTTGCGCGACGGGCTGTTGCCATTTGGCATTATGGCACGCATGTACCCTCTGACCAACTTGATCAAGAAAACACGGATTGGCGACAAGTTCTTCGTGGCAAAACCCCAGCATGAGAATGGCTTCGGGGCATTGATGCGGTTCCGCGACGATCTGATTGAGAAGCACCTTCGGGATTTGGAAGTGGGAAAGACTGTGAGGTTTGATTTGTTACAGACATTTATCGAAGCTCGCGACGAGAACGGTCAGCCGCTGCCTCTCGAATATATCAAGGCCGAGATCTTAATCGTGCTCCTCGCTGGCGCCGACAGCACAGGCACCGCTTTCCAGGCTCTCGTCAAATATGTCTTAACCAGCCCACCCATATACACCAAAGTCATGGCCGAGCTCGATGCTGCCACCCATGCCAAAAAGCTCTCGAGTCCTATCCCTCGGCAGGAAGAAGTCCTAGCTCACTGCCCGTACTATGTAGCTTGTGTCCGCGAAGCCATGCGCCTCGTTCCGTCCGCTTCCAGCATCTTCCCGCGTCTGGTCTCCAAAGGCGGAATTGAACTCGACGGGAAATATGTCCCTGAGGGTCTCGAAGTCACGGCGAATACGTACCTGGTTAATCGCGACACGAACATTTACGGGGATGATGCGGGTGAGTTTAGGCCCGAGAGATGGTTGGAGAGCGAGGAAAAGGCGCGCGAGTATACAAAGTACAGCATGACGTTTGGCTATGGGAGCAGAGTGTGTTTGGGCCAGCACCTAGCTAAAATGGAGATGTACAAGGCGCCGTTGCAGTTTTTCAGAAACTTTAAGGTGACACTGTGTGATACTGAGAGGCCGGCGAGATATCAGGTCAAGGGGGGTGTGGCCTTCTTTGAAGACATGTGGATTAATATTCAGAGGAGGGATCCGGAGGAGTGA
- a CDS encoding uncharacterized protein (expressed protein) produces the protein STQTSLAEVCAICLEVLVDEDNIRQLKCKHLFHIRCIDLWFQKHHVNCPLCKAILIPTRGCDPGPAEAR, from the exons ATTCAACCCAGACCAGCTTAGCTGAGGTTTG TGCAATCTGCCTCGAAGTCCTAGTGGATGAAGACAACATCCGGCAATTGAAATGCAAGCATCTGTTCCATATAAGATGCATCGACCTTTGGTTCCAAAAACACCATGTCAACTGCCCATTATGCAAGGCGATACTCATTCCAACCAGAGGATGCGATCCAGGACCGGCAGAAGCTCGTTAG
- a CDS encoding general substrate transporter has translation RVEEAKRSVERLQSKGTTVNADETVAMMIHTDQVERKISEGTGYLHCFRGRVNLRRTEIACLTWICQTICGSSFMGNSTYFYEQAGLADSSAFDLTIAQFALGFIGTVLSWPLMARVGRRKIYVWGLFLLTVILFVTGCLGIPPKAASRSWGIGSLLLVYTFTYDVTVGPVCYSLVAELPSSRLRQRTIVLARNAYNIVGVAYTNIIGLYSLNPTTWNWGAKSAFFWAGNCALCFFWAYFRLPEPKDRSYAELDMLFDQGVSVRKFPTTYVNPYETERRSGQDSDSKEKVMSHVE, from the coding sequence CGAGTAGAGGAAGCTAAACGGTCGGTGGAGCGTCTGCAATCGAAAGGTACAACCGTCAACGCTGACGAGACcgtggccatgatgatccaCACTGACCAGGTTGAGAGGAAGATCAGCGAGGGCACTGGGTACCTGCACTGCTTCCGGGGACGAGTTAATCTCCGTAGGACTGAGATTGCATGCCTGACCTGGATCTGCCAGACCATCTGTGGTTCCTCCTTCATGGGCAATTCGACATATTTCTACGAGCAGGCCGGTCTTGCAGATTCTTCCGCTTTCGACCTGACGATCGCCCAATTCGCCCTGGGTTTTATTGGTACGGTGCTGTCCTGGCCGTTGATGGCCCGGGTAGGTCGCCGCAAGATCTACGTATGgggcctcttcctccttaCTGTGATCCTCTTCGTCACCGGATGCCTAGGCATTCCTCCAAAGGCAGCTAGTCGCTCCTGGGGAATCGGATCACTGCTTCTTGTTTACACTTTCACCTATGACGTCACAGTCGGCCCCGTCTGTTACTCCCTCGTCGCTGAGCTGCCGTCGTCGAGACTTCGCCAAAGAACGATTGTGTTAGCGCGAAATGCCTACAACATCGTTGGGGTTGCATACACTAATATCATCGGCTTATATTCGCTGAACCCAACGACATGGAATTGGGGAGCTAAATCGGCATTCTTCTGGGCCGGTAACTGCGCTTTGTGTTTTTTTTGGGCTTATTTCCGACTCCCAGAGCCCAAGGACCGCTCTTATGCAGAGCTGGACATGCTATTCGATCAGGGCGTCTCCGTGAGGAAGTTTCCAACGACCTATGTCAATCCTTATGAAACCGAACGACGATCCGGCCAAGATTCTGATTCCAAGGAGAAGGTTATGAGTCATGTTGAGTGA
- a CDS encoding S-adenosyl-L-methionine-dependent methyltransferase: MSASSTKDPPSASSNANSCGSENDSTSLSDSVQAFPEQFGRTYHAYRAGSYAFPNDTPEQERLELQGECIKRLLDDRLYLAPLSTTRPPRAILDVATGVGDWAIQMGDLFPTSLVIGTDLSPIQPAEVPPNVHFYVEDSTDPWDFPQQFDYIHTRATSGCWAAFETQIAEQAFAALEPGGWFESQEVDGKVCCDDGTLDPNGPLAAWSNDLIVASEKLGRPAILAATLKEVFERVGFVDVQQRIYKMPINGWARDSRLREIGYLWGANILEGLGGFSYQLFNKAFERTSAQIEVSLINVRRDITNPRIHCYMPAFVVWGRKPYPDEM; this comes from the exons ATGTCAGCGTCTTCCACTAAAGACCCACCATCGGCATCGTCGAATGCTAACTCATGCGGCAGCGAGAATGACTCTACCTCCCTATCGGACAGCGTGCAGGCCTTTCCCGAGCAGTTTGGCCGCACGTACCACGCCTATCGTGCCGGCT CATACGCTTTTCCTAACGACACCCCGGAGCAGGAGCGCCTGGAACTCCAGGGCGAGTGCATCAAGAGACTCTTGGACGACAGGCTTTATCTTGCTCCGCTCTCGACCACGAGGCCTCCGCGCGCCATTCTCGACGTGGCCACGGGTGTAGGCGATTGGGCTATCCAGATGGGCGATTTGTTCCCTACGTCCCTGGTTATTGGAACCGATCTATCCCCCATCCAACCAGCGGAGGTGCCCCCCAACGTTCACTTTTACGTCGAAGATTC GACCGACCCATGGGACTTCCCGCAACAATTTGACTATATCCATACACGAGCTACCTCCGGCTGCTGGGCCGCATTTGAGACTCAGATCGCCGAGCAAGCCTTCGCCGCGCTCGAACCCGGCGGCTGGTTCGAGTCGCAAGAAGTCGACGGCAAGGTTTGCTGCGACGATGGCACCCTCGATCCTAACGGGCCCCTAGCCGCATGGTCCAATGATCTTATTGTGGCGTCAGAAAAGCTTGGTCGTCCCGCCATCCTGGCGGCCACCCTTAAGGAGGTATTCGAGAGGGTCGGCTTCGTTGATGTGCAACAGCGTATTTACAAAATGCCCATTAACGGGTGGGCAAGGGACAGCCGGCTCAGGGAAATAGGGTATTTGTGGGGGGCAAACATCTTGGAGGGGCTAGGCGGCTTCTCTTACCAGCTCTTCAATAAGGCGTTTGAGCGAACGAGCGCTCAGATCGAG GTATCTCTCATCAATGTTCGCCGGGATATCACCAACCCTCGAATACACTGCTACATGCCTGCGTTTGTTGTTTGGGGTAGGAAGCCATATCCTGACGAAATGTAA